One region of Pseudomonas sp. ABC1 genomic DNA includes:
- a CDS encoding sigma-70 family RNA polymerase sigma factor, producing MRGPTPCNDPIGELYVEHHGWLQTWLRRKLGCPQQAADLSHDTFLKLLARPCQPDEPRAYLLTIARRLVFDSWRRRDLERAWLAALETMPEALAPSEEERAIVLETLLAIDDLLDGLSTKARQAFLMSQLDHMTYAQIAERLGVSASRVRQYMTQALARCYEAL from the coding sequence GTGCGCGGTCCCACTCCCTGCAACGACCCCATCGGCGAGCTCTACGTCGAGCACCACGGATGGCTACAGACCTGGCTGCGCAGGAAACTCGGCTGCCCGCAGCAGGCCGCCGACCTCTCCCACGACACTTTCCTCAAGCTGCTGGCACGCCCCTGCCAACCCGACGAGCCACGCGCCTACCTGCTGACCATCGCCCGCCGGCTGGTCTTCGACAGCTGGCGCCGGCGCGACCTGGAGCGTGCCTGGCTGGCGGCCCTGGAAACCATGCCAGAGGCCCTCGCCCCCTCCGAAGAGGAGCGCGCCATCGTGCTGGAAACCCTGCTCGCCATCGACGACCTGCTCGACGGCCTGTCGACCAAGGCCCGCCAGGCCTTCCTGATGAGCCAGCTCGACCACATGACCTACGCGCAGATCGCCGAACGCCTCGGGGTGTCCGCGAGCCGCGTACGCCAGTACATGACCCAGGCCCTGGCGCGCTGCTATGAAGCCCTCTGA
- the polA gene encoding DNA polymerase I, with translation MSQAPLVLVDGSSYLYRAFHALPPLTTSTGNPTGAVKGVLNMLLSLRRQYPDSPFAVVFDAKGGTFRDELYADYKANRPAMPDDLRSQIEPLHACVRALGLPLLCIEGVEADDVIGTLARQSAGRQRDVVISTGDKDMAQLVCPHVTLVNTMTGSVYDIEGVKNKFGVGPELIIDFLALMGDKVDNIPGVPGVGEKTAGGLLTGIPGGLKGLYDNLDQVATLSIRGAKSLAAKLEEHRDAAFLSYELATIKLDVPLDVQAEDLYPGEPQHEALIDLYRELEFKNWLDDLLREARQAESATSDADEPALPQAEAHYDTVLAQEDFDAWLKRLDAAPHFAFDTETTSVDAQKAELVGLSFAVEEGAAAYVPLAHTYMGVPAQLDRDAVLTALKPLLEDPAKAKICQHGKYDMNVLMHYGIELRGLAWDTMLESYVLDATATRHDMDSLALKYLGQSTIRFEDIAGKGAKQLTFDQIAIEQAGPYAAEDADITLRLHHNLHQRLAATPSLLDVLERIEMPLVPVLARIERNGALVDAHLLGQQSIELGDKMVELERKAFELAGEEFNLGSPKQLGAILYEKLGLPVLKKTAKGQASTAEEVLAELAERDYPLPKVIMQYRSLSKLKSTYTDKLPQQINPRTGRIHTSYHQAVTATGRLSSSDPNLQNIPIRTPEGRRIRQAFVAQKGYKLLAADYSQIELRIMAHLARDEGLLSAFRDGLDVHRATAAEVFGVPLEDVTSDQRRSAKAINFGLIYGMSAFGLAKQIGVNRPEAQAYIDRYFARYPGVLDYMERTRAQAAEQGYVETLFGRRLYLPEIHSKNAVMRKAAERTAINAPMQGTAADIIKRAMVSVDTWLQNSGLDARIILQVHDELVLEVHESLVEQVRAELAPRMQQAAELAVPLLVESGVGDNWDEAH, from the coding sequence ATGAGCCAAGCGCCCCTCGTCCTGGTGGACGGTTCGTCCTACCTGTACCGTGCCTTCCACGCCCTGCCGCCGCTGACCACCTCGACCGGCAATCCCACCGGCGCGGTCAAGGGCGTGCTGAACATGCTGCTGTCGCTTCGCCGCCAGTACCCGGACAGCCCCTTCGCGGTGGTGTTCGACGCCAAGGGCGGCACCTTCCGCGATGAGCTTTACGCCGACTACAAGGCCAACCGCCCGGCAATGCCGGACGACCTGCGCAGCCAGATCGAACCGCTGCACGCCTGCGTGCGCGCCCTCGGCCTGCCGCTGCTGTGCATCGAAGGGGTCGAGGCCGATGACGTCATCGGCACCCTGGCGCGCCAGAGCGCCGGACGCCAGCGCGACGTGGTGATTTCCACAGGCGACAAGGACATGGCGCAGTTGGTCTGCCCGCACGTCACCCTGGTCAACACCATGACCGGCAGCGTCTACGACATCGAAGGGGTGAAGAACAAGTTCGGTGTCGGCCCCGAGCTGATCATCGACTTCCTCGCGCTGATGGGCGACAAGGTGGACAACATCCCCGGCGTCCCTGGCGTCGGCGAGAAGACCGCCGGCGGTCTGCTCACCGGTATTCCCGGTGGCCTCAAGGGCCTCTACGACAACCTCGACCAGGTCGCCACGCTGTCGATACGCGGCGCCAAGAGCCTGGCCGCCAAGCTCGAGGAACACCGCGATGCCGCCTTCCTTTCCTACGAACTGGCGACCATCAAGCTCGATGTCCCACTGGATGTGCAGGCCGAAGACCTCTACCCCGGCGAGCCGCAGCACGAGGCGCTGATCGACCTGTACCGCGAGCTGGAATTCAAGAACTGGCTCGACGACCTGCTGCGTGAAGCACGCCAGGCCGAGAGCGCCACCAGCGACGCCGACGAGCCGGCTCTCCCCCAGGCCGAAGCCCACTACGACACCGTGCTGGCCCAGGAAGATTTCGACGCCTGGCTGAAACGCCTCGACGCCGCACCGCACTTCGCCTTCGACACCGAGACCACCAGCGTCGACGCGCAGAAGGCCGAGCTGGTCGGCCTGTCATTCGCCGTCGAGGAAGGCGCGGCGGCCTATGTGCCGCTGGCGCATACCTACATGGGCGTACCTGCGCAGCTCGACCGCGACGCAGTGCTGACGGCGCTCAAGCCGCTGCTGGAAGACCCGGCCAAGGCCAAGATCTGCCAGCACGGCAAGTACGACATGAACGTGCTGATGCACTACGGCATCGAACTGCGCGGCCTGGCCTGGGACACCATGCTCGAATCCTACGTGCTGGACGCCACCGCCACCCGCCACGACATGGACAGCCTGGCCCTCAAGTACCTCGGCCAGAGCACCATCCGCTTCGAGGACATCGCCGGCAAGGGCGCCAAGCAGCTGACCTTCGACCAGATCGCCATCGAACAGGCCGGACCCTATGCCGCCGAAGATGCCGACATCACCCTGCGCCTGCACCACAACCTGCACCAGCGATTGGCAGCCACTCCGTCCCTGCTCGACGTGCTGGAGCGCATCGAGATGCCGCTGGTACCGGTGCTGGCGCGCATCGAACGCAATGGCGCACTGGTCGACGCCCATCTACTCGGCCAGCAGAGCATCGAACTGGGCGACAAAATGGTCGAACTGGAGCGCAAGGCCTTCGAACTGGCCGGCGAAGAATTCAACCTCGGCTCCCCCAAGCAGCTCGGCGCCATCCTCTATGAAAAACTCGGCCTGCCGGTGCTGAAGAAAACCGCCAAGGGCCAGGCCTCCACCGCCGAGGAAGTCCTGGCCGAACTGGCCGAACGTGACTACCCGCTGCCCAAGGTGATCATGCAATACCGCTCCCTGAGCAAGCTCAAGAGCACCTATACCGACAAGTTGCCGCAACAGATCAACCCGCGCACCGGACGTATCCACACCAGCTACCACCAGGCGGTGACCGCCACCGGGCGGCTGTCCTCCAGTGATCCGAACCTGCAGAACATCCCGATCCGCACCCCCGAGGGCCGGCGCATCCGCCAGGCTTTCGTCGCGCAAAAAGGCTACAAGCTGCTGGCGGCGGACTACTCGCAGATCGAACTGCGCATCATGGCCCACCTGGCCCGCGACGAAGGCCTGCTGAGCGCCTTCCGCGACGGCCTGGACGTGCACCGTGCGACCGCCGCCGAAGTCTTCGGCGTGCCCCTGGAGGACGTCACCAGCGACCAGCGCCGCAGCGCCAAGGCGATCAACTTCGGCCTGATCTACGGCATGAGCGCCTTCGGCCTGGCCAAGCAGATCGGCGTCAACCGCCCCGAGGCGCAGGCCTATATCGACCGCTACTTCGCACGCTACCCAGGCGTGCTCGACTACATGGAGCGCACCCGCGCCCAGGCTGCCGAGCAGGGCTATGTCGAAACGCTGTTCGGCCGGCGCCTGTACCTGCCGGAAATCCACTCGAAGAACGCCGTAATGCGCAAGGCCGCCGAACGCACGGCGATCAACGCGCCGATGCAGGGCACCGCGGCGGACATCATCAAGCGCGCCATGGTCAGCGTGGACACCTGGCTGCAAAACAGCGGCCTGGATGCGCGGATCATCCTGCAGGTGCACGATGAACTGGTGCTGGAAGTGCATGAAAGCCTCGTCGAGCAGGTGCGCGCCGAACTCGCCCCACGGATGCAGCAGGCCGCCGAACTGGCGGTGCCGCTGCTGGTGGAAAGCGGCGTCGGCGACAACTGGGACGAGGCGCACTGA
- a CDS encoding TonB-dependent receptor — MRIPRSSRRPLALAITLGTLFGGPLAATSLLASTAPTYQYDLPSGPLDASLTRIARQAGQVIIVEPGLVDGLRAPRVSGELTLEQAFAQALSGSGLVLARSASGTLGVQPASHDDALALSPLTVNALGVNTTTEGSGSYTSAAVNIGKGEQAVRDIPQAVSVITRQKMDDQGITDIRQALLSAPGVTMVSNEPGGHFYSRGFFIQSYQFDGVPLERQLYARGSAFNSDMALYDRVEIMRGPQGLFEGEGDPSGSVNLVRKRPTRDNQVILTGKAGSWDRYGLQADVAGPLDSNGAIRGRLVANQETADSFRDHMDSKTRTLYAALDFDLGSATTLGVGFSREKPESALDWTGLPSYANGSMPDYQRSTNLSTPWSYAEKTQDTWYLDLTHAFNEDWKLKASLVDTREANEIKYLLRSGRLGPPSTLRGDVYYFDMFSKNRGADVHLTGNTELFGRKLALTAGGNYSHQRSSDLWGWIRSIDTAYSSPSQPSSAPEPSAAQILATNRMDDGYRSDKKGLYAMGRYELYGPLSLTLGARLSSYEQTYVSDGIWGYSESTAKESRKVTPFAALTYRLGEQWSIHGSYAEIFKPQTQRNVDGNFLSPVTGSNYELGLKGELLGGRVNTSFALFRTEQEGVAFEDGSVDQTIADIRCGGTCYRDTAQVLSQGFEAEVTGEVLRDLQLSASYTYTGTRYRGQDTPSVGYDISANTGLPRHVLRIWGDYRLPADWQRWSVGTGLSSQSGSSSFGYYDRYQGGYTLLDARVAYRFSDNLSAALNVDNLTDKKYFSSISYDHNFYGAPRSFLLTLQYRL, encoded by the coding sequence ATGCGCATACCACGATCCAGTCGCCGTCCACTGGCACTGGCCATCACCCTGGGCACCCTGTTCGGCGGGCCGCTCGCGGCCACATCCCTCCTGGCCAGTACAGCGCCCACCTACCAGTACGACCTACCGAGCGGCCCGCTGGATGCGAGCCTGACCCGCATCGCCCGCCAGGCCGGCCAGGTGATCATCGTCGAACCGGGGCTGGTCGACGGTCTGCGCGCCCCGAGGGTCAGCGGCGAACTCACCCTGGAACAGGCCTTCGCCCAGGCGCTGTCCGGCAGCGGGCTGGTGCTTGCCAGGAGCGCCAGCGGCACACTCGGTGTCCAGCCGGCAAGCCATGACGATGCACTGGCGCTGAGCCCGCTCACCGTCAACGCCTTGGGCGTGAACACCACCACGGAAGGCTCAGGCTCCTACACCTCGGCGGCGGTCAATATCGGCAAGGGTGAACAGGCGGTACGCGACATTCCGCAGGCCGTCTCGGTGATCACCCGGCAGAAGATGGACGACCAGGGCATCACCGACATCCGCCAGGCCCTGCTCAGTGCCCCGGGCGTCACCATGGTGTCGAATGAGCCAGGTGGACATTTCTATTCGCGCGGCTTCTTCATCCAGAGCTACCAGTTCGACGGTGTACCGCTGGAGCGCCAGCTCTATGCGCGCGGCTCGGCCTTCAACAGCGACATGGCGCTCTACGACCGGGTGGAGATCATGCGCGGCCCACAGGGGCTGTTCGAGGGCGAAGGCGACCCATCCGGCTCGGTGAACCTGGTGCGCAAGCGCCCGACACGGGACAACCAGGTGATCCTCACCGGCAAGGCCGGCTCCTGGGATCGTTACGGCCTGCAGGCCGACGTGGCCGGGCCGCTCGACAGCAACGGCGCCATCCGTGGTCGCCTGGTGGCAAACCAGGAAACGGCGGACTCCTTCCGCGACCACATGGACTCCAAGACCCGCACCCTCTATGCCGCGCTCGACTTCGACCTCGGTTCAGCCACCACCCTGGGCGTCGGTTTCAGCCGCGAGAAACCCGAAAGCGCGCTCGACTGGACCGGACTGCCCAGCTATGCCAACGGCAGCATGCCCGACTACCAGCGCTCGACCAATCTCAGCACGCCCTGGAGCTACGCAGAAAAGACCCAGGACACCTGGTACCTGGACCTCACCCATGCCTTCAACGAGGACTGGAAGCTCAAGGCCTCGCTGGTCGATACCCGCGAAGCCAACGAGATCAAGTACCTGCTGCGCTCCGGGCGCCTCGGCCCACCCAGCACCCTGCGCGGCGATGTCTACTATTTCGACATGTTCTCGAAGAACCGGGGCGCCGACGTGCACCTGACCGGCAACACCGAACTGTTCGGGCGCAAGCTCGCGCTGACCGCCGGTGGTAACTACTCGCACCAGCGCAGCAGCGACCTCTGGGGCTGGATACGCAGCATCGACACCGCCTACTCCAGCCCGAGCCAGCCCAGCAGCGCACCGGAACCGAGCGCCGCACAGATCCTCGCCACCAACCGCATGGACGATGGCTATCGCTCCGACAAGAAAGGCCTCTACGCCATGGGCCGCTACGAACTCTACGGCCCGCTGTCGCTGACCCTTGGTGCCCGCCTGTCGTCCTACGAACAGACCTATGTCTCGGATGGCATCTGGGGCTACTCGGAAAGCACCGCCAAGGAGAGCCGCAAGGTGACGCCATTCGCGGCGCTGACCTACAGGTTGGGAGAGCAGTGGTCGATCCACGGCAGCTATGCGGAAATCTTCAAGCCGCAGACCCAGCGCAACGTCGACGGCAACTTCCTCAGCCCGGTCACCGGCAGCAACTACGAGCTCGGCCTGAAGGGCGAGCTGCTGGGCGGCCGAGTGAATACCTCGTTCGCCCTGTTCCGCACCGAGCAGGAAGGCGTCGCCTTCGAGGATGGCAGTGTCGACCAGACCATCGCCGACATCCGCTGCGGCGGCACCTGCTACCGGGATACCGCCCAGGTGCTGAGCCAGGGCTTCGAAGCCGAAGTGACCGGCGAAGTCCTGCGGGACCTGCAACTCTCCGCTTCCTACACCTACACCGGCACCCGCTATCGCGGACAGGACACACCTTCGGTCGGCTACGACATCTCCGCCAACACCGGACTTCCCCGGCATGTCCTGCGCATCTGGGGCGATTACCGGCTACCCGCCGACTGGCAGCGCTGGTCCGTCGGCACCGGCCTGAGCAGCCAGAGCGGCTCCTCCAGCTTCGGCTACTACGACCGCTACCAGGGCGGCTACACCCTGCTGGATGCGCGGGTCGCCTACCGCTTCAGCGACAACCTCTCGGCCGCCCTGAACGTCGACAACCTGACGGACAAGAAGTATTTCAGCTCCATCAGCTACGACCACAACTTCTATGGCGCACCGCGATCCTTCCTGCTGACGCTGCAATACCGGCTGTAG
- a CDS encoding DUF4105 domain-containing protein, giving the protein MRWRCVGLLALLAWGLPIKAELRLVLHEKGLSASQREASRQLLDEALTALPPVLRTRLGRDLRVEWRDDMAEQTYGHASLDRIALNRRLLPALVDGSARTQRTGRSHGTLRQELLATVVHEVAHRYDRARLWSDAQRSQLGHCQQLAGSLGVVGLPAGCRGQTARRFTLSDDPRLLDLAGWPQRVGTRGEREWRNALSVRSPDPYETSSPREFVAVNLEYFLLDPGYACRRPSLYRYFSEHFGWQPPARQACADGYPILNAGRDFGRTPLLELDPERVYQVDYLFAEANQQWMSRWGHSMLRLVICAPGRERGEACRLDLEHHLVLSFRAFVGDVQISSWDGLTGVYPSRLFVLPLGQVIDEYTKVELRGLASVPLKLSRGQIDGLLERSAEVHWGYDGDYYFLSNNCAVETLKLLRSGTAEPSLQALDSILPSGLLRLLIGRGLADARVLDDPAEALRLGYRFDSYRERYQAMFDILRQRLGLPQATVEDWLALPAHERRGWFADADLRSNAALLLVEQAAQRRQLLMAQEELKKRYLGGRAGGDSSLDKADRALQEILASSGYLSRPAELLDGPGYGLPQPGEWQGLQRESEQRQARLNQLSEQLDQEVQHLLGEARRLELQAIDENLQRITGQLRALHKASGGLQL; this is encoded by the coding sequence GTGAGGTGGCGCTGCGTCGGGCTGCTGGCACTGCTTGCCTGGGGCCTGCCGATCAAGGCCGAGCTGCGGCTCGTCCTGCATGAGAAAGGGTTGTCGGCCAGCCAGCGTGAGGCGTCCCGGCAACTGCTGGATGAAGCGCTGACTGCGCTGCCGCCTGTGCTACGGACGCGTTTGGGGCGGGACTTGCGCGTCGAGTGGCGCGACGACATGGCGGAGCAGACTTACGGCCATGCCAGCCTGGACCGGATCGCCCTGAATCGTCGCTTGCTGCCGGCGCTGGTCGACGGTTCGGCCAGGACGCAACGCACCGGGCGCAGCCATGGCACCCTGCGCCAGGAACTGCTGGCCACCGTGGTGCATGAAGTCGCCCATCGCTATGACCGTGCCCGGCTCTGGTCCGATGCACAGCGTAGCCAGCTCGGCCACTGCCAGCAGTTGGCGGGTAGCCTGGGCGTCGTTGGCCTGCCAGCCGGTTGCCGGGGCCAGACGGCACGGCGCTTCACCCTGAGCGACGATCCGCGCCTGCTCGACCTGGCGGGCTGGCCGCAGCGGGTTGGTACCCGTGGTGAGCGCGAGTGGCGCAACGCCCTGTCGGTGCGCAGCCCGGACCCTTACGAAACCAGCAGCCCCAGGGAGTTCGTCGCGGTCAATCTCGAATACTTCCTGCTCGATCCTGGCTATGCCTGCCGCCGGCCTTCGCTGTACCGCTATTTCAGTGAACACTTCGGCTGGCAGCCGCCGGCCCGACAGGCGTGCGCCGACGGCTACCCGATCCTCAACGCCGGGCGCGACTTCGGCAGGACGCCGCTGCTGGAACTGGACCCGGAGCGGGTGTACCAGGTGGACTACCTGTTCGCCGAAGCCAACCAGCAGTGGATGAGCCGCTGGGGCCACAGCATGCTGCGTCTGGTGATCTGCGCACCGGGGCGCGAACGTGGCGAGGCGTGCCGGCTCGATCTGGAGCACCATCTGGTGCTGTCCTTCCGCGCCTTCGTCGGCGATGTGCAGATTTCCAGCTGGGACGGCCTGACCGGCGTCTACCCGTCGCGTCTGTTCGTGCTGCCGCTCGGCCAGGTGATCGACGAGTACACCAAGGTGGAACTGCGCGGTCTGGCCTCGGTGCCGCTGAAACTGTCGCGCGGGCAGATCGACGGCCTGCTGGAGCGCAGCGCCGAGGTGCACTGGGGCTACGATGGCGACTATTACTTTCTGTCCAACAACTGCGCGGTGGAAACCCTCAAGCTGCTGCGCAGCGGCACCGCCGAGCCGAGCCTGCAGGCGCTGGACAGTATCCTGCCCAGTGGTTTGCTGCGGCTGCTGATCGGTCGCGGTCTGGCCGATGCCCGTGTGCTCGACGACCCTGCCGAAGCCTTGCGCCTGGGCTATCGCTTCGATTCCTACCGTGAGCGCTACCAGGCCATGTTCGACATCCTCCGGCAGCGCCTGGGGCTGCCCCAGGCGACGGTGGAGGACTGGCTGGCGCTGCCGGCGCATGAGCGGCGGGGCTGGTTCGCCGACGCCGACCTGCGCAGCAATGCCGCGTTGCTGCTGGTGGAACAGGCCGCCCAGCGGCGGCAGTTGCTGATGGCGCAGGAGGAATTGAAGAAGCGCTACCTGGGCGGGCGTGCCGGAGGCGACTCGTCCCTGGACAAGGCTGACCGTGCCTTGCAGGAAATCCTCGCCAGCAGCGGTTACCTGAGCCGTCCGGCGGAACTGCTCGACGGCCCCGGCTATGGTTTGCCCCAACCTGGCGAGTGGCAGGGCCTGCAACGGGAAAGCGAGCAGCGCCAGGCGCGTTTGAACCAGCTCAGCGAGCAACTGGACCAGGAAGTCCAGCACCTGCTGGGCGAGGCGCGCCGGCTGGAGCTACAGGCCATCGATGAGAATCTGCAGCGAATCACCGGGCAATTGAGGGCGTTGCACAAGGCCAGCGGTGGTCTGCAACTCTGA
- a CDS encoding DUF2782 domain-containing protein, translated as MRAIKHLMLASLLACVPLAGFAEEPVGGDPDVTIRQDGDRTVEEYRLNGILYAVKITPKNGKPYFLVRADGNDGNFVRADQPDMLIPSWKIFSW; from the coding sequence ATGCGCGCAATCAAACACCTGATGCTGGCCAGTCTGCTGGCGTGCGTGCCGCTTGCCGGTTTTGCCGAAGAGCCGGTCGGTGGCGACCCTGATGTGACCATCCGCCAGGACGGCGACCGTACGGTGGAAGAGTACCGTCTCAACGGCATCCTCTATGCGGTGAAGATCACGCCGAAGAACGGCAAGCCCTACTTCCTGGTACGGGCCGATGGCAACGATGGCAACTTCGTGCGTGCCGACCAGCCGGACATGCTGATCCCGTCCTGGAAAATCTTCAGCTGGTAA
- a CDS encoding FecR family protein, producing the protein MKPSEPHQAPDSARDPIARQAIDWLVLLDSGEACDADRLAFAGWRRADPRHEAAAARLEQALGLFCGLPDTQALRQGAQQALLAHPTSRRRLLRNTLGLGLIATLGGGIVVQRHYPASYFIADHATGTGERRNVTLPDGSRLWLNARSAVDVAFGHDSRSLRLRQGELIVEVADDSRAFQVHCNHGSVEAPGGRFLMRLDTDATLVAVLRASVRIETALGVAAPLAEGGSARFDRHGVQLQNLLPSAASAWENGFIEVHDRPLGEVVAALRPYRTGLLRISEQAARVRVTGSFPLDDSDRTLDALAERLPITLQRLTGYWVSIEHA; encoded by the coding sequence ATGAAGCCCTCTGAGCCGCACCAGGCGCCCGACTCGGCGCGCGACCCGATCGCCCGCCAGGCCATCGACTGGCTGGTGCTGCTCGACTCCGGCGAAGCATGCGACGCCGACCGGCTGGCCTTCGCCGGCTGGCGCCGTGCCGATCCCCGCCACGAGGCCGCCGCCGCACGGCTGGAACAGGCGCTCGGGCTGTTCTGCGGGCTACCCGACACCCAGGCATTGCGCCAGGGCGCACAGCAAGCGCTGCTGGCCCACCCGACCAGTCGACGCCGGCTCCTGCGCAATACTCTGGGACTCGGGCTGATCGCCACACTGGGCGGCGGCATCGTTGTGCAGCGGCATTATCCGGCGTCCTATTTCATCGCCGACCATGCCACGGGAACCGGCGAACGGCGCAACGTCACGCTACCCGATGGCAGCCGCCTGTGGCTCAACGCCCGCAGCGCCGTGGACGTCGCCTTCGGGCACGACAGCCGCAGCCTGCGACTGCGTCAGGGCGAACTGATCGTCGAGGTCGCCGACGACAGCCGTGCTTTCCAGGTCCACTGCAACCATGGCTCGGTAGAGGCGCCAGGCGGTCGTTTCCTCATGCGCCTCGACACCGATGCGACCCTGGTGGCAGTCCTGCGCGCATCAGTGCGTATCGAAACCGCCCTGGGTGTCGCCGCGCCCCTGGCCGAAGGCGGCAGTGCCCGTTTCGACCGCCACGGCGTCCAGTTGCAGAATCTGCTGCCGTCCGCCGCCAGCGCCTGGGAAAACGGCTTTATCGAGGTACACGACCGCCCTCTAGGCGAGGTGGTGGCGGCACTGCGCCCCTACCGCACCGGTCTGCTGCGTATTTCAGAGCAGGCGGCAAGAGTGCGCGTTACCGGCAGTTTCCCGCTGGACGACAGCGACCGCACGCTGGACGCCCTGGCCGAGCGCCTGCCCATCACCCTCCAGCGCCTGACCGGCTACTGGGTCAGCATCGAACACGCGTAA